Proteins encoded by one window of Mycolicibacterium cosmeticum:
- a CDS encoding sensor histidine kinase: MSGPVALALAAAAVLAAIAAVFVVRTRRVVATPTERAVHTALHTASLAARALRRGLDTESAQTAAPFLRGLTGTDGVALFDGDGVLLARDAAHDAIWQPDIDDACATTARDSVTAARRVLTNNGTTAVVAQPLLAESGDVLGALVVVAAGNPGPGMLGAIGEVARYAASQLELAELDASRARLDRAEVLALRAQISPHFIYNALNTIASFVRTDPDRARELILEFADFTRYSFRAAGQYTTLAEELRNIDRYLTLERARFGATLTVRLQVAPEVLNVVVPFLALQPLVENAVRHGLAGQGGGSVEIIARDAGTDCVITVEDDGTGMDPDTLRAGHGDALAEQTHQSAHVGLTNVDHRLRAAFGNDYGLVVETALGAGTKVIMRVPKFRSGVRASGSGVA, translated from the coding sequence ATGTCCGGCCCCGTTGCCCTCGCGCTGGCCGCCGCCGCGGTGCTGGCGGCGATCGCCGCCGTGTTCGTCGTGCGCACCCGCCGGGTCGTGGCCACCCCCACCGAACGCGCCGTGCACACCGCCCTGCACACCGCATCGCTGGCGGCGCGGGCGCTGCGGCGCGGCCTGGACACCGAGTCCGCGCAGACGGCGGCACCCTTCCTGCGCGGGCTGACCGGCACCGACGGGGTGGCGCTGTTCGACGGTGACGGGGTGTTACTGGCCCGCGACGCCGCCCACGACGCGATCTGGCAGCCCGATATCGACGACGCCTGCGCCACCACGGCGCGCGATTCGGTGACCGCCGCCCGGCGGGTGCTGACCAACAACGGCACCACCGCCGTGGTGGCCCAGCCGCTGCTCGCCGAGAGCGGTGACGTGCTCGGTGCGCTCGTGGTGGTCGCGGCCGGCAATCCGGGTCCGGGCATGCTCGGCGCGATCGGTGAGGTGGCCCGGTACGCGGCCAGCCAGCTGGAGCTGGCCGAACTCGACGCGTCCCGGGCGCGCCTGGACCGGGCCGAGGTGCTGGCGTTGCGCGCGCAGATCAGCCCGCACTTCATCTACAACGCACTGAACACCATCGCATCCTTCGTGCGCACCGATCCCGACCGCGCCCGCGAATTGATCCTGGAATTCGCCGATTTCACCCGCTATTCGTTCCGGGCGGCCGGCCAGTACACCACCCTGGCCGAGGAACTGCGCAACATCGACCGATATCTGACGCTGGAACGAGCCCGGTTCGGGGCGACGCTGACGGTGCGGTTGCAGGTGGCACCCGAGGTGCTCAACGTCGTCGTGCCGTTCCTGGCGTTACAACCGTTGGTGGAGAACGCGGTCCGCCATGGCCTGGCCGGGCAGGGTGGCGGCTCGGTGGAGATCATCGCCCGCGACGCCGGGACCGACTGCGTCATCACCGTCGAAGACGACGGCACCGGAATGGATCCCGACACATTGCGGGCCGGGCACGGGGACGCGTTGGCAGAGCAGACACACCAGTCCGCACACGTGGGCTTGACGAATGTGGACCATCGGCTGCGTGCGGCGTTCGGCAACGACTACGGTCTGGTGGTCGAGACGGCACTCGGGGCGGGCACCAAGGTGATCATGCGGGTGCCGAAGTTCCGCTCCGGGGTGCGGGCCAGTGGAAGTGGGGTGGCGTGA
- a CDS encoding LytR/AlgR family response regulator transcription factor: protein MTAKLTVLAVDDEAPALDELAYLLGRHPGVAEVFTAGDATSALRELNRHTIDAVFLDINMPGLSGIELAGILANFAHRPAVVFVTAHDDKAVAAFDVGATDYLLKPIRQDRLDEAVRRAATAHTATVPGEQDSDVIPAELGGITQLVPRDSIGWVEAEGDYARLHSATGAHLVRIPLSVLETRWADHGFQRIHRSYLVSLRLVTGLRTQDGAVLVRLRANGTSPAVELPVSRRQARELRDRLVRDPMRNLKPADE, encoded by the coding sequence GTGACTGCGAAGCTGACGGTGCTGGCCGTCGACGACGAGGCACCCGCCCTCGACGAGCTTGCCTACCTGCTCGGCCGCCATCCCGGTGTGGCAGAGGTATTCACCGCCGGGGACGCCACCTCGGCGCTGCGCGAACTCAACCGGCACACCATCGACGCGGTGTTCCTCGACATCAACATGCCGGGGCTGTCCGGGATCGAACTGGCCGGCATCCTGGCGAATTTCGCACACCGGCCCGCCGTGGTCTTCGTGACCGCCCATGACGACAAGGCCGTGGCGGCGTTCGACGTCGGCGCCACCGACTATCTGCTGAAACCGATCCGGCAGGACCGGCTCGACGAGGCCGTGCGCCGGGCCGCGACGGCCCACACCGCGACGGTACCGGGCGAGCAGGATTCCGATGTGATCCCGGCCGAACTCGGCGGCATCACCCAACTGGTGCCGCGCGACAGCATCGGCTGGGTGGAGGCCGAGGGCGACTACGCGCGCCTGCACTCGGCCACCGGGGCACACCTGGTCCGAATCCCGTTGAGCGTGTTGGAAACCCGGTGGGCCGACCACGGCTTCCAGCGCATCCACCGGTCGTACCTGGTGTCGCTGCGGCTGGTCACCGGCCTGCGCACGCAGGACGGCGCGGTGCTGGTCCGGTTGCGCGCCAACGGCACCTCCCCCGCCGTGGAGTTGCCGGTGAGCCGGCGGCAAGCTCGTGAACTGCGGGATCGGTTGGTCCGTGATCCGATGCGCAATCTGAAGCCCGCCGATGAGTGA